Below is a genomic region from Kribbella qitaiheensis.
CCACTCGGTCGCGATCTGCCAGCCCTGGTCGGCGAGCTGCCGGGTCAGGCCGTCGGCCAGCCAGCCGGACTGGTAGTACACGTCGATGTAGAGCTCCTGCAGGTTCTTGTCGGTCTCGTCCCGCAGTTGCTGGAAGCGCTTGATGATGTTGCCCGAGGCAAGATCCGGCCGCTGCTCGATGTAGTAGCTCTGGTTGAGCCAGTTCCAGCCTTTGGCGGTCTTGTCGACGAGGTCCTCGTTGAAGGCGTTCGCCTCCGGGTAGGACTCGGTCGCGTTCACGTGCACGCCGAACGCGGCGTTCCAGTCCTTGCCCGTCTTCAGCAGGGTGTTCAGGTCGGTCAGACCGCCGGCGCGGACGTTGTAGTTGCCGCCGTAGTCGGGATGCGCCGAGTCGTGACCTTCGGACCCGTATCCCTTCAGCACTGCCAGTTGACCGAGCCCGTCGGTGCTGAGCGAGATCCGCTTGACGTCGTCGAGGGTGCGCAGGAACGGGTGCGTGGCCTGGCTGGCGAAGTTGAACGGGATGTGGGTGACCACCCGGTCCTTGACCAGGTCGCCGCCCTTCGGCTCGACCATGATCGAGCGGAACGCGATCGCGCCGTCCTGCCAGTCGACCGTGTGGTCACCGTTCGCGTCCGGGGTGACGACAACCTTTGCCCAGGGCAACGGCTCCGTGTACGGCGAGGTGTCGGCGCGGTAGGTCCACTGGCCGCTCCAGACGCCGACCCGGCTGGCGCCGTCGGCAGCTTTCCGGGCCCGGTGCCAGAATCTCGCTCCGTCGTCCACGGACTGCCCGGACGGCTTGTCGTACGTCGAGTTCGACTCGATCCCGGCCGCCAGACCGCTCGTGTTCACGAACGCGTACGCCGCTCCGGTCGGCGCCGGCTCGGCTGCCGTCGCGGCGGTCACCGAGGTGATCTTGTCCGCCGTCCGGGTGGAGTCCGGATCCAGCGTGGTGAAGGCGGTGGTCGCACCCGGGTCGGCGCTGGCCACCGAGACCAGGTCGTGGTCCGGGATGTCGATCGTCTTCACCCGGCTCGCCTCGGTGTCCCGAACGGCGTCGATCTTGAACGTGGTGACCCGGCCCGCAAGGGCGAGGCTGGCATCCAGTTCGACCCCGGGCAGTGCGTCGAAGGCGAGTTTGTAGTCAGCCCGGCTGAGGTCGGCGCTGACAACCGGCGTCCGGGTGAGCTTGGCGGTCCGGGCTGTCCCGTTGATGGTGACGGTGGAGATCACCTCGGGCTGACCACCGAGGGCCTGCCCGGACGCGTTGTCGACGTACCGGACAACGCGGGGAAAGTCGCTGCCGACGGTGACGGTCAGGTTGCCGGACCTCAGTGAGAGCGTCGCCGGGACGGCTGTAGCGGCCGTCGGGGTGGTTTGTGAGGCGGTGGCTGACGGGGCCAGTAGCAGGCCGCCGGTCAGGGCGAGAGCGGCGGCAACGGCCGCCGGGCGGATCGGAATCACGAGCGCACTCCTCGGTGGACGGAAGGGGCGATGTCGGATTCTGTGCGCAGAAGCGAGCAAGAGTCAAGAGAAACGAACAGTTATGAACAATTTTAGTTAACGTTTAGCCAGCCGAAAGCGCTTGCGTCCGAAGCTCCGAGGGGCCGGACCCTCAGTTCTTCGGACGCAAGGGCCAGCAGTGGGGTCAGTTGGCGGGGAGGATCCTGCCGGTGACCTCGCCGAGGCCGATCTTGGTGCCGTCGGGAGTGGTGGCCGAGGCGGTGATGGTGACCTCGTCGCCGTCCTGGAGGAAGGTCCGTTCCTCGCCGTTGACCGTGATCGGCTCGCGGCCGCCCCAGCTGAGTTCGAGGAAGGAGCCGCGCTGGTTCTTCTCGGCGCCGCTGACCGTGCCGGAGGCGAACAGATCACCGGTTCGCACCGAGGCGCCGTTGACCGAGAGATGGGCGAGCATCTGGGCGGCGGACCAGTACATCTCCTTGTACGGCGGGGTGCTGACCAGTTGGCCGTTCCAGCGCACCTCGAAGGTGATGTCGAAGTTCGTCAGTTCGTCACTGGCCAAGTACGGCAGGACGGCCGGTTCTTGCGGGGGGAGCGGCACCTTTGTCGCTTCCAGCGCGTCCAGCGAGACGACCCAGGGCGAGATCGAGGTGGCGAACGACTTGCCGAGGAACGGGCCGAGCGGGACGTACTCCCAGGCCTGGATGTCCCTTGCAGACCAGTCGTTCACCAGCACAACGCCGTACACGTGATCCTTGAAATCCTCGACGGCGACCCGGCTGCCGAGCGTCGACGGGCTGCCGACGACATACCCGAGCTCGACCTCGATGTCGAGCCGTTGCGTCGGGCCGTACGTCGGGGCGTCGTCGGCCGGGGCCTTCCGCTGGCCACTGGGACGGACGATTTCGGTGCCGCTGGCAACTACCGTTCCGGCCCGGCCGTGGTAGCCGACCGGGAGGTGCTTCCAGTTCGGTAGCAGCGGTTCGGCGTCCGGGCGGAAAAGCCTGCCCACGTTGGACGCGTGGTGCTCGGACGCGTAGAAATCGACGTAGTCGGCGACCTCGAACGGGAGCAGCATCGTCACCGCGGACTGCGGGATGAGATAGGGCTCGATATCGCTTCTGTTGTCGTCGTTCCGGACCAGGTCGAGCAGCCATTCGCGAGTCGCCTGCCAGGCCGGGCGGCCGAGGGCGAGGAACGCGTTCAGCGAGGGTTGGGCGAACACCTGGGAGTCGTCGCGCTGGTGCGCGACCGGGGCCAGGTCGATGATCTGGTCACCGATCGCCGCTCCCACCCTGGGATCCTCGTCGCCGGCCCGGAAGATGCCCAGCGGCAGGTTCCCGGGTCCGAACGGAGAGTTCGCCGGGATGTCGATCCAGGTCACTTCGCCTCCAGCAGGCCTAGTGCGGTCAGGTCTTGGCGCGGTTCGTCGATGCTGCAGGAACCGAACGAGGTGAACCACCGGCGCGCCCCGGCGGCCTGCTCCTCGGACAGCTCGCCGGCCGATGTCGCGAGCTCTTCGCCGTCGCGGTTGTCCAGGATCCGTACGAGCTGGTCCTGTGGCGCACCGTCGAGCCCGGCCCTGGTCGCCAGCAAGACGTTGAGGAATCCGTGGTGGACGAACCCGGTACTGCGGTCGGTGTGCCGGATCGCGTTGTGCAGCCCGGCCGTGCACTTGAAGGCGACCTCGCGATCGAGGCAGGCCGTGATGAACGCGGCAACCTCGTGGCTGGTCGGGAACAGGATCGGGTCGAGCCCGCCGGTGCGGAGCTTCGCGGCGTACCCGGCGTCGGCGACCACGTCCAGCGCTCGTTCCCAGGCGCCTTCCAGGCCTATCTCGACGTACGCCGTCTCGTCGTCCATGCAGTCGTCGCAGGCGCGGACCACCCGGAGCGCGTTGCGGGACAGGTCCTCCTCGTCGCGCAGCCGGACCTCGACCGACTTGACGATCAGGGCCGCCGAGCGATCGCCGTACCGGATGGCCGGCTCGATACCGCCGGCGCCGCCGGTGATGACGACGGAGACCTCGAGCGGCCCGTCGGCCTGACCGGCCTCGGCGGCCACCTTCATCAGGTTCTCGTCGGTGCAGACGAAGGGCCCGACCAGCTCGGCGTACTCCGCCTGGCGGTGCTCCCGGTGCGCGGCCACGGCTTCGACCAGGGGCAGCTCCCCGGGTGGGAACATCGCGGCGTCGTCGACCAGGTGCCGGAACAGCACAGGGATGGTTGACATGGCCCCGAGCCTAACGGATGCTTTCGGTAAGCGGACACATGTGTCCGATAAACGTACAAGGTCTGGATGAGGTCATGGTGCACTACCGGCAGGTCGGGCAGGTTCCGCCGAAGCGGCACACCCAGTTCCGCAAACCGGACGGCGGGCTGTACTACGAGGAGCTGATGGGCGAGGAGGGGTTCTCGTCAGACTCGTCGCTGCTGTACCACGCGGGCGTGCCGTCGGCGATCGTCGATTCGCAGGTCTGGGAGCTGCCTGACCTGGTGACGACGCCGAACCATCCGCTGACGCCGCGGCATCTTCGGCTGCACGATCTCTTCGACGGTGATGCCGCCGTTGCGGCCAACGTCGTCGAGCATCGGCGGCTGGTGCTCGGCAACGGTGACGTCCGGATCTCGTACGTCGTGGCCGAGGCGGTTTCGCCTTACTACCGAAACGCGATCGGCGACGAGTGTGTCTACATCGAGAAGGGGTCGGCGACGGTCGAGACGGTGTTCGGCGTACTGACTGCTGCTGAAGGGGATTACGTTCTGATCCCGCGTGCGACGACGCATCGGTGGTTGCCGGGGCCCGACGGGGTTTTCGCGTACTGCATCGAGGCGAACAGCCACATCGCGCCGCCGAAGCGGTACCTCAGCCGGTACGGGCAGTTCCTCGAGCATTCGCCGTACTGCGAACGCGATCTGGTCACTCCCGGTTCGAGTTTTGTTGTCGAGGGCAATGACGTCGAGGTGCTGGTGAAGCATCGCGGGCACGGGGCGGCGGGGATCGTCGGTAGCCGGATGACTTATGCGACGCATCCATTCGACGTGGTGGGCTGGGACGGGTGTTTGTATCCGTACACGTTCAACGTGCGCGACTTCGAGCCGATCACGGGCCGGATCCACCAGCCGCCACCCGTGCACCAGGTGTTCGAGGGCAACAACTTCGTGATCTGTAACTTCGTACCGCGCAAGGTGGACTACCACCCGCTGTCGGTCCCGGTGCCGTACTACCACTCGAACGTGGACTCCGACGAGGTCATGTTCTACTGCGGCGGCGACTACGAAGCCCGCAAGGGTTCCGGGATCGGCCTGGGCTCCATCTCCCTCCACCCCGGCGGTTACGCCCACGGACCCCAGCCCGCCGCCATCGAGGCTTCTCTTGGCGCCGAATCCTTCGAAGAACTAGCCGTAATGGTCGACACCTTTCGCCCCTTGGAACTGGGCGAGGGTGGGTCCGCAGTCGACGACGGCGCGTATGCCTGGACCTGGTCAGGCCGCCACCTCAACAGTTGAGTTCCGCGCCTCCAGGCAGGCACTGCTCCTCGGATCAGCGGCAGCCCGGCCGGATTCAGACGTGCTGGCCGGCGTCGACTGGCGCTACTACCTATCTGGTGAGGTGTGGCGCAATAGGGCGGGGACAGCGGTCGGCCAGGTCGCCCGCGACAAGCCCTGGCCGATGCCGGGGAGGGTGAGCAGCGTGGCGTTCGGGATTTCCGCGGCCAGCGCCTTGCCGTTCTGGTACGGGAAGAACGGGTCCTCGTCCCCGTGCACCACCAGGGTCGGTGCCGAGATCTCGCCGAGTCGTTCGCGCCACCGCGGTCGGCAGTCGATGGCCGCGAACATCGTCCCGAGGTGGCTGGCCCGCCGCGCCTTCGCCGATTGTCCCGCTCGATCGAAAATCGATCCGGCTGTCGCGCGGGCGTCCTGCTCGTCGAACCCCCGTGAGCCGACCA
It encodes:
- the fahA gene encoding fumarylacetoacetase, coding for MTWIDIPANSPFGPGNLPLGIFRAGDEDPRVGAAIGDQIIDLAPVAHQRDDSQVFAQPSLNAFLALGRPAWQATREWLLDLVRNDDNRSDIEPYLIPQSAVTMLLPFEVADYVDFYASEHHASNVGRLFRPDAEPLLPNWKHLPVGYHGRAGTVVASGTEIVRPSGQRKAPADDAPTYGPTQRLDIEVELGYVVGSPSTLGSRVAVEDFKDHVYGVVLVNDWSARDIQAWEYVPLGPFLGKSFATSISPWVVSLDALEATKVPLPPQEPAVLPYLASDELTNFDITFEVRWNGQLVSTPPYKEMYWSAAQMLAHLSVNGASVRTGDLFASGTVSGAEKNQRGSFLELSWGGREPITVNGEERTFLQDGDEVTITASATTPDGTKIGLGEVTGRILPAN
- a CDS encoding homogentisate 1,2-dioxygenase, which translates into the protein MVHYRQVGQVPPKRHTQFRKPDGGLYYEELMGEEGFSSDSSLLYHAGVPSAIVDSQVWELPDLVTTPNHPLTPRHLRLHDLFDGDAAVAANVVEHRRLVLGNGDVRISYVVAEAVSPYYRNAIGDECVYIEKGSATVETVFGVLTAAEGDYVLIPRATTHRWLPGPDGVFAYCIEANSHIAPPKRYLSRYGQFLEHSPYCERDLVTPGSSFVVEGNDVEVLVKHRGHGAAGIVGSRMTYATHPFDVVGWDGCLYPYTFNVRDFEPITGRIHQPPPVHQVFEGNNFVICNFVPRKVDYHPLSVPVPYYHSNVDSDEVMFYCGGDYEARKGSGIGLGSISLHPGGYAHGPQPAAIEASLGAESFEELAVMVDTFRPLELGEGGSAVDDGAYAWTWSGRHLNS